The Manis javanica isolate MJ-LG chromosome 4, MJ_LKY, whole genome shotgun sequence genome contains a region encoding:
- the COA3 gene encoding cytochrome c oxidase assembly factor 3 homolog, mitochondrial codes for MAASGAGDPLDARSGEAPVAQRIDPTREKLTPAQLQFMRQVQLAQWQKTLPQRRTRNIVTGLGIGALVLAIYGYTFYSVSQERFLDELEDEAKAARARAQARTSGP; via the exons ATGGCGGCGTCGGGAGCCGGTGACCCTCTGGATGCGAGGAGTGGCGAGGCCCCGGTGGCTCAGCGCATCGACCCGACTCGGGAGAAGCTGACTCCCGCACAACTGCAATTCATGCGGCAGGTGCAGCTCGCCCAGTGGCAGAAGACGCTGCCGCAGAGGCGGACACGGAACATCGTGACCGGCCTGGGTATCGGCGCCCTGGTGTTAGCTATTT ATGGTTACACCTTCTACTCGGTGTCCCAGGAGCGCTTCTTAGACGAGCTGGAGGATGAGGCCAAAGCTGCCCGAGCCCGAGCCCAGGCAAGGACATCAGGACCCTGA
- the CNTD1 gene encoding cyclin N-terminal domain-containing protein 1 isoform X1, with protein sequence MDRPVRPRLASVRDFQFGAVAAETIEDALFHLAQQNEQAVQEAAGQMGSFRETRFVEFVFLLSEQWCLEKSVSYQAVEILERFMIKQAESICRQATIQLRDKTESQTWRALKEQLFNKFILRLVSCVQLASKLSFHYKIISNITVLNFLQALGYLHTKEELLESELDVLKSLNFQINLPTPLAYVEMLLEVLGYNGCLVPATQLHATCLTLLDLVYLLHEPIYESLLRASIENSTPSQLQGEKFVSVKEDFMLLAVGIIAASAFIQNHECWGQVVGHLQAITGISLESIAQFSYAILTHSVGANTPGRQQPDPPHLAARALRAAAASTT encoded by the exons ATGGACAGACCTGTGAGGCCAAGACTGGCCTCCGTCAGAGACTTTCAGTTTGGAGCTGTTGCCGCGGAGACGATCGAAGATGCTCTTTtccacttggcccagcagaaTGAGCAAGCAGTGCAGGAGGCTGCCGGCCAGATGGGCAGCTTCAGGGAGACCCGTTTCGTGG agtttgtttttctcctctctgaACAATGGTGTCTGGAGAAATCTGTGAGTTACCAGGCTGTAGAAATCCTAGAAAG GTTTATGATTAAGCAGGCAGAGAGTATCTGCAGACAAGCCACAATCCAGCTGAGAGATAAGACAGAGTCTCAGACTTGGAGGGCTCTGAAAGAGCAGCTTTTCAACAAGTTTATCCTGCGTCTTGTGTCATGTGTTCAGCTGGCAAGCAAACTGTCTTTCCACTACAAA ATAATCAGCAACATTACTGTCCTGAATTTCCTCCAGGCTCTAGGGTATCTACACACTAAAGAAGAACTGCTGGAGTCAGAGCTTGATGTTCTGAAGTCTCTGAACTTCCAAATCAACCTGCCTACTCCTCTGGCATACGTGGAGATGCTCCTAGAGGTTTTAG GATACAATGGCTGTTTGGTCCCAGCCACACAGCTGCATGCAACCTGCCTGACCTTGCTCGACCTAGTCTATCTTCTGCATGAACCCATATACGAGAGCCTGCTGAGGGCTTCAATTGAGAACTCCACACCCAGTCAGCTGCAAGG AGAGAAGTTTGTTTCAGTGAAGGAAGACTTCATGCTGCTGGCAGTAGGAATTATTGCAGCAAGTGCTTTCATCCAAAACCATGAGTGTTGGGGCCAG GTTGTAGGGCATTTGCAGGCCATCACTGGCATCTCCTTGGAGAGCATCGCTCAGTTCTCTTATGCAATCCTGACTCACAGCGTGGGAGCCAACACTCCCGGGCGACAGCAGCCTGACCCTCCCCACCTGGCAGCCAGAGCTCTGAGggctgctgctgcctccaccaCATGA
- the CNTD1 gene encoding cyclin N-terminal domain-containing protein 1 isoform X2, giving the protein MDRPVRPRLASVRDFQFGAVAAETIEDALFHLAQQNEQAVQEAAGQMGSFRETRFVEFVFLLSEQWCLEKSVSYQAVEILERFMIKQAESICRQATIQLRDKTESQTWRALKEQLFNKFILRLVSCVQLASKLSFHYKALGYLHTKEELLESELDVLKSLNFQINLPTPLAYVEMLLEVLGYNGCLVPATQLHATCLTLLDLVYLLHEPIYESLLRASIENSTPSQLQGEKFVSVKEDFMLLAVGIIAASAFIQNHECWGQVVGHLQAITGISLESIAQFSYAILTHSVGANTPGRQQPDPPHLAARALRAAAASTT; this is encoded by the exons ATGGACAGACCTGTGAGGCCAAGACTGGCCTCCGTCAGAGACTTTCAGTTTGGAGCTGTTGCCGCGGAGACGATCGAAGATGCTCTTTtccacttggcccagcagaaTGAGCAAGCAGTGCAGGAGGCTGCCGGCCAGATGGGCAGCTTCAGGGAGACCCGTTTCGTGG agtttgtttttctcctctctgaACAATGGTGTCTGGAGAAATCTGTGAGTTACCAGGCTGTAGAAATCCTAGAAAG GTTTATGATTAAGCAGGCAGAGAGTATCTGCAGACAAGCCACAATCCAGCTGAGAGATAAGACAGAGTCTCAGACTTGGAGGGCTCTGAAAGAGCAGCTTTTCAACAAGTTTATCCTGCGTCTTGTGTCATGTGTTCAGCTGGCAAGCAAACTGTCTTTCCACTACAAA GCTCTAGGGTATCTACACACTAAAGAAGAACTGCTGGAGTCAGAGCTTGATGTTCTGAAGTCTCTGAACTTCCAAATCAACCTGCCTACTCCTCTGGCATACGTGGAGATGCTCCTAGAGGTTTTAG GATACAATGGCTGTTTGGTCCCAGCCACACAGCTGCATGCAACCTGCCTGACCTTGCTCGACCTAGTCTATCTTCTGCATGAACCCATATACGAGAGCCTGCTGAGGGCTTCAATTGAGAACTCCACACCCAGTCAGCTGCAAGG AGAGAAGTTTGTTTCAGTGAAGGAAGACTTCATGCTGCTGGCAGTAGGAATTATTGCAGCAAGTGCTTTCATCCAAAACCATGAGTGTTGGGGCCAG GTTGTAGGGCATTTGCAGGCCATCACTGGCATCTCCTTGGAGAGCATCGCTCAGTTCTCTTATGCAATCCTGACTCACAGCGTGGGAGCCAACACTCCCGGGCGACAGCAGCCTGACCCTCCCCACCTGGCAGCCAGAGCTCTGAGggctgctgctgcctccaccaCATGA
- the CNTD1 gene encoding cyclin N-terminal domain-containing protein 1 isoform X3 has translation MIKQAESICRQATIQLRDKTESQTWRALKEQLFNKFILRLVSCVQLASKLSFHYKIISNITVLNFLQALGYLHTKEELLESELDVLKSLNFQINLPTPLAYVEMLLEVLGYNGCLVPATQLHATCLTLLDLVYLLHEPIYESLLRASIENSTPSQLQGEKFVSVKEDFMLLAVGIIAASAFIQNHECWGQVVGHLQAITGISLESIAQFSYAILTHSVGANTPGRQQPDPPHLAARALRAAAASTT, from the exons ATGATTAAGCAGGCAGAGAGTATCTGCAGACAAGCCACAATCCAGCTGAGAGATAAGACAGAGTCTCAGACTTGGAGGGCTCTGAAAGAGCAGCTTTTCAACAAGTTTATCCTGCGTCTTGTGTCATGTGTTCAGCTGGCAAGCAAACTGTCTTTCCACTACAAA ATAATCAGCAACATTACTGTCCTGAATTTCCTCCAGGCTCTAGGGTATCTACACACTAAAGAAGAACTGCTGGAGTCAGAGCTTGATGTTCTGAAGTCTCTGAACTTCCAAATCAACCTGCCTACTCCTCTGGCATACGTGGAGATGCTCCTAGAGGTTTTAG GATACAATGGCTGTTTGGTCCCAGCCACACAGCTGCATGCAACCTGCCTGACCTTGCTCGACCTAGTCTATCTTCTGCATGAACCCATATACGAGAGCCTGCTGAGGGCTTCAATTGAGAACTCCACACCCAGTCAGCTGCAAGG AGAGAAGTTTGTTTCAGTGAAGGAAGACTTCATGCTGCTGGCAGTAGGAATTATTGCAGCAAGTGCTTTCATCCAAAACCATGAGTGTTGGGGCCAG GTTGTAGGGCATTTGCAGGCCATCACTGGCATCTCCTTGGAGAGCATCGCTCAGTTCTCTTATGCAATCCTGACTCACAGCGTGGGAGCCAACACTCCCGGGCGACAGCAGCCTGACCCTCCCCACCTGGCAGCCAGAGCTCTGAGggctgctgctgcctccaccaCATGA
- the BECN1 gene encoding beclin-1, whose amino-acid sequence MEGSKTSSSTMQVSFVCQRCSQPLKLDTSFKILDRVTIQELTAPLLATAQVKPGETQEEEANSGEEPFIEARQDGVSRRFVPPARMMSTESANSFTLIGEASDGGTMENLSRRLKVTGDLFDIMSGQTDVDHPLCEECTDTLLDQLDTQLNVTENECQNYKRCLEILEQMNEDDSEQLQMELNELALEEERLIQELEDVEKNRRIVAENLEKVQSEAERLDQEEAQYQREYSEFKRQQLELDDELKSVENQMRYAQMQLDKLKKTNVFNATFHIWHSGQFGTINNFRLGRLPSVPVEWNEINAAWGQTVLLLHALANKMGLKFQRYRLVPYGNHSYLESLTDKSKELPLYCSGGLRFFWDNKFDHAMVAFLDCVQQFKEEVEKGETRFCLPYRMDVEKGKIEDTGGSGGSYSIKTQFNSEEQWTKALKFMLTNLKWGLAWVSSQFYNK is encoded by the exons ATGGAGGGATCTAAGACGTCCAGCAGCACCATGCAGGTGAGCTTCGTGTGCCAGCGCTGCAGCCAGCCCCTGAAACTGGACACGAGCTTCAAAATCCTGGACCGTGTCACCATCCAGGAGCTCACAG CTCCATTACTTGCCACAGCCCAGGTAAAACCAGGAGAGACCCAGGAGGAAGAGGCTAACTCAGGAGAG GAGCCATTTATTGAAGCTCGCCAAGATGGTGTGTCTCGCAGATTCGTCCCCCCAGCCAG GATGATGTCTACAGAAAGTGCCAACAGCTTCACTCTGATCGGGGAGGCATCTGATGGCGGCACCATGGAGAACCTCAGCCGAAGACTGAAG GTCACGGGGGACCTTTTTGACATCATGTCAGGCCAGACAGATGTGGATCACCCATTGTGTGAGGAGTGCACAGATACTCTTTTAGACCAGCTGGACACTCAGCTCAATGTCACTGAAAATGAATGTCAGAACTACAA ACGCTGTTTGGAGATCttagaacaaatgaatgaggaTGACAGTGAACAGCTACAGATGGAGCTAAACGAGCTGGCATTAGAGGAAGAGAGGCTGATCCAGGAGCTGGAAGATGTGGAAAAGAACCGCAGGATTGTGGCTGAAAATCTTGAGAAGGTCCAGTCTGAGGCTGAGAGACTGGATCAGGAGGAAGCTCA GTATCAGAGGGAATACAGTGAATTTAAACGCCAACAGCTGGAACTGGATGATGAGCTGAAGAGTGTAGAAAACCAGATGCGTTATGCCCAGATGCAGCTGGACAAGCTAAAGAAAACCAACGTCTTTAATGCGACCTTCCACATCTG GCATAGTGGACAATTTGGTACAATCAATAACTTCAGATTGGGTCGCCTGCCCAGCGTTCCTgtggaatggaatgaaattaatGCAGCCTGGGGCCAAACGGTGTTGCTGCTCCATGCTCTGGCCAATAAGATGGGTCTGAAATTTCAGAG GTACCGACTTGTTCCCTATGGAAACCATTCATATCTGGAGTCTCTGACAGACAAATCTAAG GAGCTGCCGTTATACTGTTCTGGGGGGTTGCGATTTTTCTGGGACAACAAGTTTGACCACGCAATGGTGGCTTTCCTGGACTGTGTGCAGCAGTTCAAAGAAGAGGTTGAAAAAGGCGAGACACGTTTTTGTCTTCCTTACAG gatggatgtggagaaaggcaagATTGAAGACACTGGAGGCAGTGGCGGCTCCTATTCCATCAAAACCCAGTTTAACTCTGAGGAACAGTGGACAAAAGCTCTCAAGTTCATGCTGACGAATCTCAAGTGGGGTCTTGCTTGGGTATCCTCACAGTTTTACAAcaaatga